In the genome of Stomoxys calcitrans chromosome 4, idStoCalc2.1, whole genome shotgun sequence, the window ggatgcggggtatactaatttcgtcattctgtgtgtaactactcgaaatattcgtctgagaccccatatattgggttgcccaaaaagtaattgcggattttttaaaagaaagtaaatgcatttttattaaaacctagaatgaactttaatcaaatatactttttttacactttttttgacaacgccgactatatgaaaaatgcgcaattactttttgggcaacccaatatattcttgatcgtcgtgatattttatgtcgatctagccatgtccgtccgtccgtctgtcgaaagcacgctaactttcgaaggagtaaagctagccgcttgaaaatttgcagaaatacttcttatttgtataggtcagttgggattgtaaatgggccatatcggtacatgttttgatatagcttgcatataaaccgatcttgggtcttgacttcttgagcctctagagggcgcaatttttatacaattggaataaaattttgctcgacgtgatttgctgtgacttccaacaactgtgctaagtaaggttcaaatcggcccataacctgacatagctgtcatataaaccgatattgggacttgacttcttgcgcttctagagggcacaattcctatccgatttggctgaaattttgcatgacctattttattatgacttccaacaactgtgccaaataaggttcaaatcggttcataacctgatatagctgccatataaacctatatggggtcttgacttcttaagcctctagaggtcgcaattattatccgatttgcctgaaattttgtacgacgcatcctctcaggaccatcaacacacgtgtttattatggtctgaatcagtctatagcctgatacagctctcatataaatcgatctctctattttacttcttgagcccccaaagtgcgcaattcttattcgaataggctgacatttgacacaggtctccaacatataatttaattgtggtccgaaccggaccatatcttgatatcgctctaatagcagatcaaatcttttcttttatcctttttttgcctaacaagagatgcctggaaaagaactcgacaaatgcgctctatGTTGGAGaatcggcctggtcgaacttagcacgcttttacttgtttctattagtgtagtgttctgttacgacttccaataactgtgcaatgtACGATTgcaatcgttctatagcctgctttaacttccatataaaccgatctctcgatttcacgtcTGGATACCCTGGAAActataatttttgtccaatttggctaaaattttgtacgtgatGTTCTGTTccttcttccaacaactgtgccaactatggtccaaatgggtcttttaccttatgtagctcccatataaatcgatctctcgattatcctctttcggttcctagaagctttaacttttgtctggtttgacaaaaatttggtacttaGAGCAAAATACTACCTTTcaactatttttattttgtgtcaattttacgcaaaatccatggtggtgggtttcaaagattcgacccggccgaactttgcacgtttttacttgtttttcgccATATTAGCCatcatggtgaagggtacataagattcgtcTCAGTTGAGCTTAACGACCTTTCATTTATTTAAAGTGGTGTAATACACAAAAATTTGGATAATTTATTACCAAAGGCCCCTTTATCATCGTCACTGGCATCATTTTATGCTATGATAGTCACTACAATTGTTGTTGCCATCGGAATTATGTTTGACAAATGGTTGCAATTGAATAAATCACAGtgttcattttaaaatttaccaTACCGCACGGGGTATGCTGAGTTAGAAAAAGCACAACCAACAGGCAAATTTgcgaaataaattttaatacgcCGTTTTCGGTTTCATGttaccatttcaaatttttagcagtTATTTATTAGTTGCCCCATTAAAGTTTGATGAATTTTGCTGtaacatttttgcatttttgtgcTTCTGTCATTTCAGGTATACCGGCCACATTGACTTACATCAATATGGAACACAGTGTTACCGGTTCTCCCGCTTTAATACCCTATCCTGACTGGCGTTCGAATACGGCTGGTGATTGTGCCAATGGCATAACTACTGCATATCGCATTAAGGTTGATGAATGCGGTCGTCTGTGGGTTTTGGACACTGGCACCATAGGCATTGGCAATACCACCACCAATCCTTGCCCCTATGCGGTGAATGTATTCGATTTGGCCACCCACACACGCATACGCCGCTACGAGTTGAACCCAGAGGATACGAATGCCAATACATTTATTGCCAATATTGCCGTGGACATTGGTAAGAGCTGTGACGATGCCTTTGCTTACTTTTCGGATGAATTGGGCTATGGTTTGATCTCCTATTCATGGGAACAGAACAAGTCATGGCGTTTCTCGGGTCATTCCTACTTCTTCCCTGATCCCTTGAGGGGCGATTACAACATTGCCGGCTTGAACTTCCAGTGGGGTGAAGAGGGTATTTTCGGCATGGCCCTGTCCCCCCTACGTTCAGATGGCTTCCGCACCATGTACTTCAGTCCCTTGGCCAGTCACCGTCAGTTTGCGGTGTCCACTCGTATTCTGCGTGATGAGAGTCGTGTGGAGGATAGCTACCATGATTTCATTGCCTTGGATGAACGTGGTCCCAATTCGCATACCACCGCTCGCGTTATGAGTGATGATGGTGTGGAGCTGTTCGATTTGATTGATCAAAATGCTGTGGGTTGCTGGCACTCATCCATGCCTTACTCTCCCCAATTCCATGGCATTGTGGATCGCGATGATGTAGGACTGGTCTTCCCCGCCGATGTGAAAATagatgaaaacaaaaatgtctGGGTTCTGTCGGATCGTATGCCTGTATTTTTGCtctccgaattggactataacgaCATCAACTTCCGCATTTACACCGCACCATTGAGCACCCTCATTGAGGGCACAGTATGCGATCAACGCACCAGTAGTGTTTATGGACCGCCCAACTCGGTGGCAGCTGTCAAACCTCAATTCCCTCTTTACACCAAACAATATTTGCCTCCTGCCCCAGCCAAACCCACAATCATTCAACACCATGTGCCCATCTCCTCAGCTCGTCCAACCTATTTGCCTCCCTACAGCGGTTCGCAGAGATTAAACGTTCCTAGTGCCTTTGTTTATAATCAGCATAACGGCTTAAGCTATGAAGCTTCCAATGGACCACACCTCTTCCCAGCGATAGCCCATATCCAACAGATTCAGCACACTGCCCAACCCGAAGGTTTGGGTAGTTATGCCACTTCACGTAATACTCCTTGGTGGAAGCGTCAATAAAGTCTGTCCGGACCAACAAGAGTGATACTTAGTCTAAATATTTTGCCACTATGTATAAAGAAATCTCCTCTCATCATTGTTTGCAAACCCATGTTGTCAATTATTGTAGTatgtgaattatttttttttatgtatgtattttAGTGCTAAATTTTTTACATTGTATAGACATTCCTTCATATTCCTGCACataatcatatttggcatattttttcttttgttttttaatttgaaattagtGAACATCATTTTTTAtaagttaagaaaaaaaaattatgaataaataaatgaaataaaaacgatGTGTGTTTTAgtttaaatttgtatttattatataacaagtaagagcatgctgagctcggtcgggccgaatcttatatacgctccaccatggtcgcatctgtcgagttctttgcgcagtatctgtttttaggcaaacaaagtataatgaataagggcGGAGGAGCAGCCATATCatgttataatccgattcggggATCAAGatgcgaaatcgggagatcggtttatataggaacagtatcaagctatagattgattctGACCTTATTACACACAtaagttgaaggccatgggaggagccgttgtacaaaatttgtgccaaatcggatgagaattgcgctctctagagcctcaagaagtcaagacccaagatcggtttatatagcagctatatcaggttatggaccgatttgaaccatacttcgcgcagttgttggaagtaatatgaaaacactatgtgcaaaatttcagtcaaatcggacgagaattacgccccctagaggctcaagaagtcaagacccaagatcggtgtatatgacagctatatcaggttatggaccgatttgaaccatattaagcacagttattagaagtgatatcaaaacactatgtgcgaaatttcagtcaaatcggacgagaattgcgccctctagaggctcaagaaatcaagacccaagatcggtttgtatggcagccatatggaccgatttggaccaatttacaatcccaaccgacctacactaataagaagtatttgtgcaaaatttcaagcggctagctctactctttcaaaagttagagtgctttcgacagacagacggacatggctagttcgacttaaaatgtcacgacgatcaagaatatgtatactttatggggtcttagacgcatatttcgaggtgttacaaacagaatgatgaaattagtatacccccatcctatggtggagggtatagattcaaaaacggctgaaccgattttcatgaacttttcacagatggtaccgtttgggcccccggtgaaaataggctaCTACAGTTTTTGATATACaaagggggcggatcctcccatttaccccatttttcaaaaacgccagatctcggagatgcgtgctcCGATTTAAGGGAAACTTTGCATGCCACCGtatgataccccaaaaacacgaaattggtataaaatttttgggtaaaataacctggggggacgccccatcccaaaacccacccagacggacatgtttaccgattgggacaatatgggtatcaaacgaaaggtatttaagagtagagtacgaatttgcaatacaaatttcatccaaagtaTTCGGGGGTTGGTGGGgcctcaaccccaaaaaacccccaacaggTCTCTTTCACccctttgagcaatatgggtatcaaatgaaaggtatttaaaagttgagcacaaatctaaaataaaaatgtattactTTGTATCTGAGGCGTCTCGTCACCCTCCAAAACCCCctgcagggcatatttaccaattggggcaatatagatatcaaatgaaagtcatttaaagtagagtaagaatctgatataaaaatttattccctgATATCTGAGGCGCCTTCTCACCCCACAAAACCTCCCAGCAGggcttatttaccaattgggaccatATGgacatgaaatgaaaggtatttaaaagtagagtaagaatctgatataaaaatgtattccttgttaTCTGAGGCGCCTTCTCACCCCACAAAACCTCCCAGCAGGGCTTATTAACCTATAGGGACCATATGGATttgaaatgaaaggtgtttttaagttgagtacacatctgttataaaaatttggtccaagttgtcTGCGggaccaaccccaaaacccctttaacgggcatgaatgtccaacgtcacaaaatgggtatcaaatgaaaagtctttgggatttgacttcgaatctggtatacatatttgggatagagtctgggaccggctcacccactaaatacccttcaataggacatgTAGTTCGAGCgcgataatatgtgaattaaaagaaagtaaagttcaaatctaatgttgatataagaattcaagaatctgggtcacgtccagccgTCCTGCCATTCAGCTGGACATGTATATTGCGACAAAAAAAGcctgaaataaattgtcttttgaggCTTAGCGTCGGGGGACCGACACTCtactcccaataaaaacaacgccaaactgtcatgtaggcgACCGAGATCATATTCTACGCAAAAGAAAGGATGGGtgagagggcaatccccctccccatatcctacccaaaaaaaaaaagggttgatcaaataatagatatttgatagtagaaaacgaatttgatatccaattttgagtccggacggacatggcttgatcgtcttagatttttacgctgatatattagggtcggaaatagatatttcgatgtgttgcaaacggaatgataaaacgAATAttccctcatccttcggtggtgggtatcaaaattaTTGCTTTCTTTAGAATTTTCTATTTACTTTAAGATTTAACAGAATTCTTTTCGTTTTATAATTTTCGTTAGGATTATTGCctaatttttgggtattttttaaCATCTTATTACCAATTATCAAAACaggaattgtcgattttgggagtgaggatcagccagaagcattgcaagagctaccaatgcatacggaaaaagtcacagtttggagcggtttgtgggctggtggcatcattggaccgtacttcttcaaagatgatgcgaatcgtattttatttttatatcgaccaccgaaggatggtgatatattaattttgtcattccgtttgcaacacatcgaaatatccatttccgaccctataaagtatatatattcttgatcagcgtaaaaatctaagacgatctagacatgtccgtccgtctgtccgcctgtctgttgaaatcacgctacagtttttaaaagtagagatattgagctgaaacttttaaaaagagtctttttttgttcataaacaggttaagatTGAAGATAGgccatatcgaactatatcttggtatagcccccatatagaccgatccgccgatttagggtcttaggcccataaaagccacatttattaacagatttttctgaaatttgggacagtaagttgcgttaggcccttcgacatcatacatcaatttggcccagatcggtccaaaattggatatagctgtcatatagaccgatcctccgatttagggtcttaggcccataaaagccacatttattatccgattttgctgaaatttgggacagtaagttgcgttaggccctttgacatccttcttcaatttggcccagatcggttcagatattgatatagctgtcatatagaccgatccccgatttggggtcttatgcccataaaagccacattaactatccgattttgctgaaatttaggacagtgagttgtgttaggcccttcgatattcttcgtcattttggcccagatcggtccagatttggatatagctgtcatatagaccgatcctccgatttagggtcttaggcccataaaagccacatatattatccgattttgctgaaatttgggacagtgagttgtcttaggcccttcgacattcttcgtcaatttggctgagattggtctagatttggatatagttgtcatatagaccgattcccccgttttggggtcttaggcccataaaaggcacatttattatccgattttgctgaaatttgggacagtgagttgtcttaggcccttcgacatccttcgtcaatttggcttagatcggttcagatttggatatagctgccatatagaccgatcctccgatttagggtctttggcccataaaagccacatttattacccgattttgctgaaatgtgggacagtgagttgtcttaggctcttcgacatccttcgtcaatttggtctagatcggttcagatttggatatagctgccatgtagaccgatcattcgcttttaggttttggggccataaaagtcgcatttattatcccatatcgctgaaatttgaaacagtgagttgtcttagacccttcgacgtctttcttcaatttggccctgatcggttcagatttggatatagctgccatatagaccgatctcagggttttggttttggggccatagaaggcgcgtttattgtctgaaatcgctgaaatttgggacagcgagttgtgtaaggctcttcgacgtccttcctcaatttgacccagattggtccagatttgaaaatagctgccatatagaccgatctctcggttttaggttttgggcccataaaagacgcatttattgtccgatttcgccgaaatttgggacagtgcgttgaatatagcatatagacccatatctctatttaaagtcttggcccctttaaaggcgcatttataatccgatttcaccgaaatttgacttagtgacttatattaggcttttcgacatccgtgtcgtatatggttcagatcggtttattcttagatatagctactaaaacgacctatatattgttatacacaattgaacagcgacttgtacttattagtatttggtccaaatcggaacatatttcgaagtaactgctatgggacataacgtatgcaattttcaccggattttgatgaaaggtggtttacatatatacccgaggtggtgtgcatccaaagtttggcccggccgaacttaacgcctttttacttgttttttatttttttttttctagttttttgcctgttagagcgaagataattaaatttcacaatttttgtctgtttctctttcgagacgagctcaatgatcggagattttctttgcaaatggaaaaggaaagccagagatggcaacacacaccaaccactatgggaagcGTTTCGTCTTTGAAGCCATACaccatattaggtgtaatgGCTTCAAGGGCGTTGCGTTGGTATGTTTTATTTGCATCGTATTAATtgtgaaaacgcctctatgatacaattaccacattaaccacgctcgaagACCCTGTCTAATAGCTGTACTTGTTctcaatgcatgtatttttgtgtaatgacagactttttctgtgacaattacactacttccgtagTACACacgattctgtgcatctgttgaaagttgtattgtTTAGTTTCTACAATAATTTTTCGATTGATGCCCTTAATCAGACACGCAATAaaacttattttgttttttaacatATCGTTTGTTTGGAACTTAACGCACCGTGTTCACATTTTCctcataaattttttgtattcttCTCGTAAATTTATACAAATGATAATGTTATAATTATGCAGACCAACTTAAGAGATAAATCATTTAATGATTATCTTTTCTTTTGGCaagaatttttaatattattgatTGTACATTAAAAATACATTCAATCTTGATTTGAAATCCCAGGCGTAAAACATTCTCCAATTTCAAATTatgttttttaatattataaaaaattaccaaGTTGATGGAAGATAATCTAAATAATGATCTTTCATTTATTCGAGGGTTTgccaaacatttattttaatgtttgaaaagTAAGCCTGCTACcttaaaacaaataaaccaTGACCCATTATAGGTGGCATGCCATTAAGCAGAAAAAAACCAGTACCAGGTGATCGATGCTTGGTGATCGATAATGTTGATCAACATCGAGACCAACGACAAGTCGCTTGATTTAACCGAAAGACACTTTAACCGGCTTGGCGCTGCTGGTGTAGATAGATAGTGACGAAGCACAAGTTTTATCACACAATTGTGACACGTTGTGTGCTATGTAGAGACACTGAGCCGCTGTAGGCACACACATTGTCCTGGGAAAAAGTAAAGCGATTACATGGTAATGTATACACATATTTGGTTAAAGTAGGATTACACTCACTAAAAATTGAGAATTCGAATGACTTATGCATAATGAACCACATGTTTTCCATATTATTTGAAAACTTTACTTAAAAGACAGTTGAAAGGAAGAAGAAGTCATATTTTGGCATATAATACTTCctaaatcagtgttcggttcgaaatgtgttcattcaccgtaacgttgcgtccaacagcatctttgaaaaaatacggtccaatgattccaccagcgtacaaaccacaccaaacagtgcatttttcgggatgcatgggcagttcttgaacggcttctggttgctcttcactccaaatgcggcaattttgcttatttacatagccattcaaccagaaatgagcctcatcgctgaacaaaatttgtcaaaatttgaacacatttcgaaccgaacactgattttggtaataaaattcaatgatttgcaagcgttgctcgttagtaagtctattcatgatgaaatgtcaaagcatactgagcatctttctctttgacaccatgtctgaaatcccacgtgatctgtcaaatactaatgcatgaaaatcctaacctcaaaaaaatcaccctttacaactaaATCAAcgtaaagaaaaaacaagtaaaagcgtgctaagttcggccgggccgaatcttgggaacataccaccatggattctgctaaaattttataaaaaattagtttagttgaagggcataattctaTGGtttttggaccgtatttggcatagttgttggaggtcGCAACAGAccgaatgtgcaaaatttcaccaaaatcagacaaaaattgcgcctatCAGGggttaaagatgtcaaatcgggagagcggtttatatggcagctacaacaggttatagattgatttggaccatatttggcctagttgttggaagtagtaatAAAACActgtatgctaaatttcagacaaatcggataaaaattgcagcttgtaagggctcaagaagtcaaatcgggagatcagtttatatgggagttatgtgaggttataaaccgatttggaacgtagtcggtacagttgttggaagtcctaacagaacaccacttgccaaatttcacccaaatcggacaaaaattgcggctttcaagaagtcaaatcgggagatcggttcatatgggagctataccaggttataggccgattcgtaccgtacttagtacagctgttgaaagtcataacagaacaccacgtgcaaaatttcagccaaatcagacaactaTTGCGGCTAGTATTttcgtcttagacgaatatttctagttgttacaaacggaatgactagattattttACCCCCAGTCTATGGGGCTTTAAAAATTCTCCCAGACTTTTCAATTGGATTTCTTTCCAGGTTTGATAAGAACTGCCGTATGTTTCCTCCAACTATGTGTAGACATATCGAACGTCAGACAAAGCCGGATCATATTATTAGCAGAGTAATAAGAGGAAGTACTTTCAGTTGTAATGGTGCAGAAAATCTGTCTTctagtgggttgcccaaaaagtaattgcggatttttcatatagtcggcgttgacaaattttttcacagcttgtgactctgtaattgcattctttcttctgtcagttatcagctgttacttttagcttgctttagaaaaaagtgtaaaaaagtatatttgattaaagttcattctaagttttattaaaaatgcatttactttcttttaaaaaatccgcaattactttttgggcaatccaatagctTTCTCGTTCTTAAACGTAAAAAACATTCTTAAACGTACAAAACATTTTCATATTTCTGCACACTAGATGTGTAATCTATTATAATTACTCCCAAAACTATGCTACAATATTTGTATGAATTAAATGGCTTAGTAATAGAAACTAGCGttgccaattaaaataaaaattgttggcAATAGACAGGTTGAAACAGATTACAAACTTAACCCATAAATGCCAACTTATTGTTTTCGAACTGGCGCGCATGTAGTGCTAAATGCGCAAgttaaaaatacattaaaaatgcaactctgcaaaaaaACTCTACCCTCCACCTTTGAAAATTGCACATTTTTCCaatgaacactccactaaggaacaggggcaaacttctcacatatttatgagtgcagtccgatgcaaggttaagctcaatgataatgggccccttttatatagccgagtcctcagtgcgacacctctttggagagaagttgttgccagcattaggaataGAGAACCACTGTTGAAACCCTCCACCTTTAGgtcaccaaaaccaaaaaacataTTACCTAGTCCTAAACGACAAAAAGTCACTAAGGCTATATGAATGctcaccaccattggatggggagtatactaacctagtcaccAGTATATGGGGCTGAAGTAAACTGAATTAAAGGCTATATTGTCCCCTATGATATAATGGAAggggatttattttttatttctcacATTTTAACTAATCTGTAATAATAGCGCGGCAGCCAACTGTACGTACCGCATTAACCCTATGGAGTACTTCAtcattccaaaatcgacaattccgcCCCATTGAGCCGAAAATGAGCTCGTCGCTctatggaagaagcgcgcgatgaacattCTTAACAGACCACGCATTACTataatgaaattcaataatttgcaagcgttgttggtttgaattatagaccaaactgaagatgattGACTGTGAAATCAAACACGAAAcgtacgtgagctgtttaaCAACACTGGGTTaaacaaaaagataatagctaaaaaatcattcTTTGCATATACGTATCTGGACGAAATTTAGTGTGGTACACCCACAGGGGGTATAaatattcagccaaattggggaaAAATTTAAGCGTCTAGGAATTATGCGGGTTCTATATCTGTTACTGCACATACCAGAGATGTTTCAAATGCGGTTTTTGGGAGTTATGTCGAAACGTACTGTGTATaccaaatttaagtcaaatggtGCAAAAAATTGGTACTTGTAGCTCAAGAATGTCATATTGTTCCATTCTGATCCAATATCGCCTTCTTGAAGACCCTAACTACATACACGAATAATAGATATATGTTCGAAATTTCTATTCGCTTGACCCAGCGTAATTTCGATAGACTGAtaaaaggacggacatggctagatcatctcaGAATATTGAAGctatcgagaatatatatactttatagggtcgcatatcaatatttcgagttgttacaagcagaatgacaagattagtataccctatccAATGGTTGTGgagtttaaaaatattaaaatagtcATGGCATTTTCATCCGCGTCATAATTAAGTCTCCTGAAAGTATGCTGcaatatattaaataaaattggcCACCTTATTTATTTTAAGTTGGAATACAATATGTTATTAGAGAAATACAGTGCACTCTCGATGATGACCAATGAACGCCTAGAGcggataacaaattttaatctcAAGTTTGGTGACAAATTTTATTCTGAGTGAACTCTAAAAGCAAAATCTTTAAGTGCTACATTAACAAGAAATAGTAGTCACTGGTGTTTTTTGTGTTGTGGTGCTTCGAATTTCTGAGAAGCAAGAGGTTCTGAGCAAATATTTATTTGCTTACCCGTAATTTAGAGAACCGCATGATAGCCGATGAATTGGAGTTTGGGGAGAAATTCCAttaattttcagcggtttttgtttgaaatgtgcTGGTTCACATGTAGCTGGCCATACGGCTCTCACTCCTGTCCTATGCGCTTGGCTTTGCTGGCGAGGGCTGCTGAGGGAAAGCAGGAGGCATATACCaaatctattttattttgttttatttaatttattttttataatatacaACGAAATAACTTTGGATCGTGTTATACCACCTTTAAATTTTAGCACCTAAAAGCATGCTACATTGTAATGATTTATAAAGTGTGGATTAATATTAAAAGAATATTGGATTGATTTATTATGCAAAATAGTAAAAAACAACCCCTCGACCAAAGTAGACTCAAATATTGTCTTGAGTGTAGTAGCGCAATTATTGTATTTAACTTTAACAAATTTGCTCATCATTACAGATAATTACCCGAACAATCTAAAACTGAATCAATGTACATGCGCCTGGCACAGCATAAcaagataa includes:
- the LOC106083862 gene encoding protein yellow, which produces MKCFLVGLLTFVLCVQFGYATYKLQERFNWKQLDFAFPNENLKQQALASGDYIPQNALPVGVEHWQNRLFVTVPRWRDGIPATLTYINMEHSVTGSPALIPYPDWRSNTAGDCANGITTAYRIKVDECGRLWVLDTGTIGIGNTTTNPCPYAVNVFDLATHTRIRRYELNPEDTNANTFIANIAVDIGKSCDDAFAYFSDELGYGLISYSWEQNKSWRFSGHSYFFPDPLRGDYNIAGLNFQWGEEGIFGMALSPLRSDGFRTMYFSPLASHRQFAVSTRILRDESRVEDSYHDFIALDERGPNSHTTARVMSDDGVELFDLIDQNAVGCWHSSMPYSPQFHGIVDRDDVGLVFPADVKIDENKNVWVLSDRMPVFLLSELDYNDINFRIYTAPLSTLIEGTVCDQRTSSVYGPPNSVAAVKPQFPLYTKQYLPPAPAKPTIIQHHVPISSARPTYLPPYSGSQRLNVPSAFVYNQHNGLSYEASNGPHLFPAIAHIQQIQHTAQPEGLGSYATSRNTPWWKRQ